agtaataaaaagaagaagaaaaaaaagacaacTTTTTGTTGCTTTTTAGTTTTCTGCATTGTCGGCAGTTTGAGAGACTTATATGTTGTGTAGGATACAGAGGATttatccaatatctgaatagagCAGAATGAATACAAGGGATTCATATAGTCGGCCTTAACTGATTTGATTAGGGAAAGTTTTGATTTTTGCGCTTATTTTGAGCTTCTACTGCAGGTAGGGGAtgtgttttctttccttattggAGGTCCAAAGGTTGATATAAGCTTTGAGAAAAACCTATTTGTTTATTTTGCCGGATTATTGCTTGTAAATGCAACTTTGTAGATCAGTTGCATCTTGGATATCCCGTATCTTGGCTTGCATGGGGTGAGTAACTCGATTCTTTCCCTATGTGTCTTTCTGAACTATAATTTATTGAACACTCCGCCACTCGGGGATGTTTTCtgtcttctttttctatttctatCTTTATTGCTGTATAATATTGGCCTGAGATAAACTTAATTGGAGCAAAGTGCGACCCCAACTTGAGTTTGGGATTGAGGAGTAATAGTAGTTGTTATTTTGTATTTGCTTCTGCGGATAGGGATGTAGTAGTATGGCACATGTGGCCATACTATTGCCTTCAGCTTGAACCATATATATGAGGTGTGTGTGAAAGTTTATGTGAATATTTTGCTAAGATTGTAACTACAGTCATAAGGTAGTAATGAATATAGTATGTTCtcattgaattaaaatcctagaTTTGCCTTTAGGCGCGGATGATCTGTTTACTCTGGGAAGAAAAAGGGAAAGTTTTGTTATTcttgaaattaaagaaaatgagacaGGGCTAAGCAAACTTATGTAAATTGCAGCTCTTGGCTTTTATTTGGTGATTTGGAATCTTTTACTTGCTTAGAGGCTAAGCAAGTGCATAAAACAGAAATGAGCTGGTTCCTTTATTTTCATGCTTTGCCTGTTATGATAAGGTGTTTCTTGCTTGAAGGACGCATTCTGCATGTAATTTTCTGTTTAGCTACTTATTAAAAAAATTGTCTTGTTGAGCTACAGCGTGAAAAGCTTTCATCTAGCCATGTATAATAGGTGTTATTCATGGATTCATAGTTTTGGTATTTTGGAGAATATTTTCGAGTCCTTATTGGTTTGGTGATGGAAAAGTTGAAGAAATAATGCAGAGCTCTTGTAATGTAAGAGTTTACTTTTGTCCGATGTCTTATATTTGGTGCAGGATAGTAATTTGTGCTGAAACTATAAGTAATCACTTTTGAGATCAATACCTAGAATTTATTAACTACTCCTATTAACTTTGTAGCTTGTAAATGCATTTAGTTATCAGTTTTCTTAGATCCTTTGTTGTTCTTGATACCTGGATTTTGAAGTTTCAATGTTTGTGACTGTTTGTGGGACCATAGATTCCCGTATTTTGATTTGTGTATGCCACTACTCTTTGGTGACTTGATTAATGATAGCCGATGGTTTGTTCATGCCCATCTGCAGCTTACATCTGTAACATGGCCCTATTAGGGCCTTACTAGGTTGTCCATGGATTTATAGCTGAATCAACTATTGTCAGTTGCTTTCTGTAGTCGCCACGGCACATCAGGTGTCCTTTCTAAAAGGTTGCAGAACAATGCATGGGCCATGGGCCATGCTTTGACACAGTTTATGTTTCCCTGAGCACTTGGTAGTTCTGAAATGGGTTCCAAACTTAGAATGTTGAATTTAGTTGGAGCTATGCTATCAAAGTTTTTTGCTCCACTAATCAATTTCAATGGTTATAAACCTGGTTGCAACAGAGCAGAAGTTGTCTTGGATGCTGTATGAAATCTCCCCATGTTGTTTCAGCGGATAGGCCATCCAAGAGACTGAAAGTTCCAAGCCAACGGTTGAGGAAAGCTAATTTAAGAGACGACTTTTGGAGCAGTAGTGCGGGCGAGATGGAGAATAGCACATTTCCTTCGCAGAGAAGTATCACATCAATTAGCACTTCAAATCCACCCCTTGATCCTCACAGTAACTCTGGCACCACGAACAACACTTCAGAATTTGTAAATCATGGCAAGTGCATCTTTTTATCTCCTTTTGTTTTGATACGAATTCCCCTAATTGTTTACCAGTAGCGACTAATCCTGCATGGGAATCAGTGACGTCTCATTATTATACGCAAATACAGAGGCAAAAATCATGACGACAATTTGGAAGAGTAGATAACCCTTGGCAGGGTACTTTCATGGGATTGCTAccgaaaaagttaaaaaatatctgATAGTACATTTCTTGACTTGACTTGCTAATAAGGGGAACTCCTGAACTTTGACCCACCTAGCGACCCCAACTGCTTCAATTTCTTTTTGTCATGCCAAACTGCCTCAATGGaaagggcagcccgatgcacAAAGCATCTCGCACTCAcacagggtccggggaagggccgcacccctaGGGATGTGATGTGgacagcctaccctaatgcaagcattattgattgcttccacggctcgaattgtgacctataggtcacacggagacaattTTATCGTTGCTCCAAAGCTCCTTCAAGCTGCCTCAATGAATGGGCCAAAAAATGGCTTCGTATTGGGGTTTTCTTGCAAATGTTCATATTTCTTCACCTTTTTTCTATTGgttgacccaaaatgtcataaacacTTGATGCACGTGAAATTAGCTcaatgtgtgtgtgtttttttttttaaaaattttaaaagggGGGAGGGGATCTTAGTTAGCTTTCATTTTTCTAGAAATGACTAATTTACTTATGGGCCAAAAAAAAGGACTTGTGGGCTTTGCAGAAATTCCATTATTTGAGGCATAGACTGGAGAGAGCATAACTAAGCTTCTAAAGCATGTTCTTGTGCTGTTCCGTTAATCTTTGCTCAGCTTAATAAGTTTAATACTCTGATACTCTCTGTATTTTCATTATGTATCACTGAATTAAACATTGCCTGGAGCAGGTCTACTTCTTTGGAATCAAACAAGGCAACAGTGGTGTGGAAGTAAAACATCACAGAAGCGTGCTTCAGTTCGAGAACCCAAATTAGGGTATGTGTTTTCACAAATTTGGAAGTCTAAGCATGAAGACCctttgactaaaaggaaaaaataacaaaggaaagaaagaaaatgaattaGGCCCCTACAGGCCATTATTTGAAACTTCAAGTCTTTAGGTTTAGTAGTTTCTGCTGGTAACTATTTTCAAGGGGTTCTCTTATTCATCCTGAAACAATTTGGTTTTGAATTAGTGGTATCCTGCTACTAATTTCAACTATTGCACATTATACTGTATTAGTTAACAGTACATATACATTTTTAACAAGTCTATTCTACCATCATAAAATTGCAGTTTTGATACAAGTTACGAAACTTTACTAGGGACCAATAAGCGTTTCCCTCAACCAATTCCTCTGTCGGTTAGTAATCAAATTAGCTTAATAGTTTTTGTTTCCGTATTCCTCATAGCTAGTTGCTGACTGTTCTGCATTTTAATTATCAGGAAATGGTAGACTTTCTTGTCGATGTCTGGGAACAAGAGGGGCTTTATGATTAAACAGCTGCATATTCATCATTCTCAACCGGCTGGATTTGTGTTTTGCAAGTTTTGAAGAAGCCAGAATCCAAAAACAAATTCAAACAGCCATGTGTAATTACAGCATCTGTGTTGAGAAGAAAAACGCAACTTTTGTTACCAAATGTGCCCCCATTTCGACATGTTATCATCTAAAAAAAAGTCCCTTTTCGGCTAATTTATAGATATTAGTCAGGGTAAAGGTCAAGCACAATGAGCGTTGGCTGATTTAGATACATTGAAGGGTAGAGAATTGAATCTCTATTCATAAATATAAAGTGTTTTTATAGATGCTTGTACCTCAttatttctttattgtttcatCTAGTGAGGCCTGTGAGTACATCCTCAGTTCTGATGtaatatctttttcttctttcttattttgGAAATGCTTTCCATTTTCTTGCAGTTAGGAGAAGATTAAAGATTAAACATATGCTTCTTTAATATAGAAACATGCAAGTTCATGATCCAAACTGATGAAAATAAGGATGCAAGTTGAGAAATGTATATATGGGGAAATTGAGACAGCACAGAATGTCCAGGTGATTCCATAATTCAGAGTAACTTAAGCTTTCTTTTTCACCTTAAAAAGGTGCATTTAGGACGATCTACTACCGTTGGCTGACAGATTCAAACATCAATGTTTTAACGAAGGTATAGCTCCACGTACTAAACATCAGCGACATTTCTATTCCTGTCCTTTCAGATAATGGAATAATGGATTGGTTGTTTTTGCCAAAGCTTCAGTCTCACTTGAGAACCTTCAGTTAGAGGAATGCCTCGGGTTTACCCAGGCTGGGTTTTTTGGTATACTTTTGAACTGTGGTAAAAAGCTGAAGGCTCTTTCCTGGTGAACTGCTTTGGCGTGAAAGACGCAACCAATAGATGTCCATTGGCGGTTTCTTGAAACTCACTGCAATCTTTGGCTATTAGAAACTGCCCTGGAGTAGGGAATGCTATCATTTCCCTAGTAGGTAGACTGTATCCCAAACTAACTCATCTGGAGCTGAGTGGGTTCCCTCCCTCTTGTTCTGAGCTGTTTGGTAGAGGTGAATTTAAGCGGCCGTGTCAATGTTACGGACAAATCAGTTCCGGCCATAGCTGAGCCGCATGGGGAAACTCTGGAATCTTTGATCATAGATGGTTGCGGTCACAGGGGCGTATCAAGTGGAAAGGCTATGGGTTCACTTTTCGCTCATACCCTGTATTTTTGCCTAAAAatcattaaatatttataaataataaattttgaacaTATTAAATTAGATGAGATATGGTAGAATTGCGAATCTGAACCCATAAAGTTCAAATTCTGAATCTGCTCTCTTGTTGCGTACATGTTACTTATGCAACCTTGGTAGTAATTTCAAACCCTTGTTGATTGCTGGAGTGTGTAATCACCAATTCAGGGATTGCAATTTTAGCCAGTGCTGCACAGCAAATCGATTAGCAAATTGTGCTACAAGAGAAGCTTTCTTTCACAATATCATGTTTACTTTTAGTTGTACCGAGTCTCCAC
Above is a window of Nicotiana tabacum cultivar K326 chromosome 8, ASM71507v2, whole genome shotgun sequence DNA encoding:
- the LOC107785432 gene encoding uncharacterized protein LOC107785432 isoform X2, with the protein product MKSPHVVSADRPSKRLKVPSQRLRKANLRDDFWSSSAGEMENSTFPSQRSITSISTSNPPLDPHSNSGTTNNTSEFVNHGLLLWNQTRQQWCGSKTSQKRASVREPKLGFDTSYETLLGTNKRFPQPIPLSEMVDFLVDVWEQEGLYD
- the LOC107785432 gene encoding uncharacterized protein LOC107785432 isoform X1 translates to MQLCRSVASWISRILACMGSCLGCCMKSPHVVSADRPSKRLKVPSQRLRKANLRDDFWSSSAGEMENSTFPSQRSITSISTSNPPLDPHSNSGTTNNTSEFVNHGLLLWNQTRQQWCGSKTSQKRASVREPKLGFDTSYETLLGTNKRFPQPIPLSEMVDFLVDVWEQEGLYD